DNA from Brassica napus cultivar Da-Ae chromosome C4, Da-Ae, whole genome shotgun sequence:
TTTGGTGCTATCTAAATTAGAGATTTGTCTCACCGTATCTTTAACAGAAGGTGGAGCTCGATCATGTGAACCGCTTCCGCATAAACTCCAACCTGCATACCACATGTAACAATCAATTTCTAAGTATAGATAATGGAAACAAAAGCTTGAGAGAAGAAAATGTTTAATGTTGGaagaatatatattaacaaaccTCTCTGCATATAGGACATTTGGAACATTGTGGTGCTGCCTTAACGCCTTGGAAAATCATTACAGAAGCAGACGAGCATGCACACGCTTTACAAAATATGTGACCGCACTTCAAAGCATAGGGATTGAAAACCGTTTCCTGCCAAATCAGtccacaaaaatatatttatgattcAGCTCAAAGTGAGAAAATGATTCAAACATGTAAAACTATTagtattattttctttgttacCAGACATATTGCGCAAACTAGATCAAACTCAAGCTCTATTGAGTTAGGCAGCATGAGTTTCATCACTGGTTGATCTTCGTTTATATTTTCACATGAGACGCGGCCAAAAGAGTTCTTGAAGTTTCCAACTTTGTCAAGACCAGAGTTGAGATAAAAGGCTCCAAGTTCTATAAGCCAGGGTGAGTGCAAGAGCTCTATGCGCTCTGCTCGCATTTTCAACTTAAAATTCTTCCCATTCTCTGAGCCATGCACctgaaaaatcattttaaacctGTTTCACGATCATGTcttttttctaaaatacatttttcatttatGCAATAATGGTAACCTTGTCATATTTCTTTAGGATTTTACGGATGGCGATAGCATTCATTGTTATGTATTGAATCAAGATATGACCCTCATGGATTAAAGCTTGTTTTTCGTCCGTGAAGCATCGGCGTAGACGCATCATGTATCTTTGCATCCCAGTGGCTACatgaagatggagaagatgCCTGACTCTTGACTTGAAGCATCCTGCTATGTCGTAAGCTTCCTTCATCAGTTCCTCAAAGAACATCTGATCACACCCTGAATTGGAACATATCACCTTTTACATTAACCATGCACCCAAATaattataggaaaaaaacaCTCGACACTAAGACTAGATAAGAGTGGAAACAACCCATCATAAACCTTGATCTATATTAATAtgcaatatattttaaaatatttaaatcatacaCTTCCATTTCCATTATCGTAGAGTATTCTAACAGACTAGATATGAGTGAAAACAACccattataaattgtttttttttacgacaaGAGAGGGCAAAGAGAGAGAAGTTATACATACAAGGACAAGATTGGTATTGGCATGAATCAGACAAAGAGGTAGCCGATGAGATGATGTGTTCATCATCAGATCTTGTGGAGTTACATGTCTTGCATTTCTTTAGTACTTTCTTGAGTTTCTTATATTCAACATAACGATATTTTTCTAGGAACCACTCCTCTTCTCCATGTAGATATTCCGTGAACGTCTCTCCAAACTTCATCTTCTCAATACAAATTAACTATTGCTTAAAAGGATTAAGAAAAAAATCGTCACGGGAAAAGGAGATCTAGATATTTCGAAGCCAGTTAATTAATTACCTTTTGTCACGATAAAAGAAGAGATATTTTCGGGTGATTAATTACAACACCAGAGTCATGAAAAGATCGAGAGGCTAGCTGGCTGAGGAAGAAAAAAGCTCTTCCGATTAAAGTCACTTTGAAATTCATTGCCATTGGACTTCCTATTATTAGGGTCTTTTTACGCTTTTTCAATgttatttttagggttttgttaTACGACAAATCT
Protein-coding regions in this window:
- the LOC106402713 gene encoding probable E3 ubiquitin-protein ligase BAH1-like; amino-acid sequence: MKFGETFTEYLHGEEEWFLEKYRYVEYKKLKKVLKKCKTCNSTRSDDEHIISSATSLSDSCQYQSCPWCDQMFFEELMKEAYDIAGCFKSRVRHLLHLHVATGMQRYMMRLRRCFTDEKQALIHEGHILIQYITMNAIAIRKILKKYDKVHGSENGKNFKLKMRAERIELLHSPWLIELGAFYLNSGLDKVGNFKNSFGRVSCENINEDQPVMKLMLPNSIELEFDLVCAICLETVFNPYALKCGHIFCKACACSSASVMIFQGVKAAPQCSKCPICREVGVYAEAVHMIELHLLLKIRSKEYWKERMMGERSEMVKQSKMFWNEQTMQMIGF